The segment CGCTACTTCCATTGGTTTCTGATACTGGGGTTAATAGAGCGTACTGACAAACGAGAGGCTGCAATTTACGATTTCTTGCAGAAACGAGTGTTCTACAGATTGACTAGCAAGGGTGAAGCTGAAGTGAGCGCCTGGGAAGACCCGGTGAGGGCCGCACACCCGGAGTTTGGTTAGACAAGGTTCGTAAACTACCTGCGGAACTGGCCAACAGAAGTGGGTTCTATCTGAAATAGCCCGTTTACAACTCAGCGGTAATCTTTGGCAATTTAAGGCGTTAGGCCCGCCAAGCCCCGCTATATCCCAATTAAATGGGTTATGAAGGTTATAAAAGTGAGCAAATTTGAAGTTCTGAGGTTTATTCAGAACAAAGAAGCAGAAGAAGCAATGGCTTGACCGTGAGGAGTATAGATGACAGGCGTCAGCCCCACTAGCCCAGAATTTTTACAGATTAAGGCATAAATAATGAAAAGGAAAGAGGCAATAATCCGGTATTTGAGCGGGATCGTCAGAGGTCACTTACGCCATATCGCAGGCTGGATGGCATGGGATATACATGAGAGGCTTTGGTAGCGTTAGCCCCGCTGGGCCCCGCCATATGCCAATTAAATGGCTTATTGGGTGAGCTGTTTGGTTACATGAGCACAATACACAAAGTTTAGCTTTCCGGCTGAGAGTGTGAGTTGCAGAGAGTGATTTACAGGCTGGGTTACTTGGGGAAGGGAAGGAATGAAAACCTACATCGAACCAAATGAGACAACTCTGATGGAGAAGGCGGCTACCAATCTTCGGGATCGGCTGCTGATCAGGATGCTTTCCCACCTAGGCTGCCGCATATCGGAGGTACTGGGCCTCACCGTGCAGGATATTGACTTCCACCAGGGTACGGTAACAATTCAACACCTCAAAGCCCGACTGAAGTTGTCCTGCCCCCACTGCTCATCCCGCCTCGGTCGCTCGCACCAGTTCTGCCCCAAATGCGGGCTCGAGGTGAAGGACGCGGTGGCTCGAGAGAGCGAGCGCCACCGGCTGAGGACGCTGCCGGTGGACGGGGAGACGCTGGAGGTGCTCAAGGGCTACATTGACCGGGGAGGACTAGCGTCCCACGGCGGGAAGCAGCTTATCTTCGGCATAAACAGACACCGGGCATGGCAGGTCGTTCGGGAGTGCGCCAGAAAGGCGGGGCTCGGTAGCCTTCAAAACCCGGAGACAGGCAGGCTGCGTGGCGTAAGTCCGCACCGCTTGAGGGATGGATTTGCCGTTATGGCTGTGCAGCGGGATGACTCTACCGACAGCATTAGGATGCTGCAGGAGTGGCTCGGGCACGCCAATATC is part of the Chloroflexota bacterium genome and harbors:
- a CDS encoding site-specific integrase — translated: MKTYIEPNETTLMEKAATNLRDRLLIRMLSHLGCRISEVLGLTVQDIDFHQGTVTIQHLKARLKLSCPHCSSRLGRSHQFCPKCGLEVKDAVARESERHRLRTLPVDGETLEVLKGYIDRGGLASHGGKQLIFGINRHRAWQVVRECARKAGLGSLQNPETGRLRGVSPHRLRDGFAVMAVQRDDSTDSIRMLQEWLGHANIGTTMRYRKVAGQELKDWYEKLWPRKEGSNG